The following proteins come from a genomic window of Streptococcus pneumoniae:
- a CDS encoding S1 RNA-binding domain-containing protein, which produces MKIGDKLKGRITGIQPYGAFVELETGDTGLIHISEIRTGFIENIHETLKVDEEVQVQVVDLDEFTGKASLSIRTLEEEKYQFPRRRRFSSDRFNYGFAPFRRMLPIWTGEALHHLKKKK; this is translated from the coding sequence ATGAAAATCGGTGATAAGCTAAAGGGGCGTATTACAGGGATTCAGCCCTACGGTGCCTTTGTTGAGTTAGAGACGGGTGATACGGGGCTGATTCACATTTCAGAAATTCGGACAGGATTTATTGAAAATATTCATGAAACCTTGAAAGTCGATGAAGAGGTTCAAGTTCAGGTAGTGGATTTAGATGAATTTACGGGGAAAGCCAGTCTTTCTATCCGCACTTTGGAGGAAGAAAAGTACCAGTTTCCTAGACGGAGACGCTTTTCAAGCGACCGCTTTAACTACGGTTTTGCTCCCTTTCGACGAATGCTACCAATCTGGACTGGAGAAGCTCTGCACCATTTAAAAAAGAAGAAGTAG
- the rpsR gene encoding 30S ribosomal protein S18, whose translation MAQQRRGGFKRRKKVDYIAANKIEYVDYKDTELLSRFVSERGKILPRRVTGTSAKNQRKVTTAIKRARVMALMPFVNED comes from the coding sequence ATGGCTCAACAACGTCGTGGCGGATTCAAACGCCGTAAAAAAGTTGATTACATCGCAGCAAACAAAATTGAATATGTTGATTACAAAGATACTGAGCTTCTTAGCCGTTTCGTTTCAGAACGTGGGAAAATCCTTCCTCGTCGTGTAACAGGAACTTCAGCTAAAAACCAACGTAAAGTAACAACAGCTATCAAACGCGCTCGCGTAATGGCTTTGATGCCTTTCGTAAACGAAGATTAA
- the ssbA gene encoding single-stranded DNA-binding protein SsbA: protein MINNVVLVGRMTRDAELRYTPSNVAVATFTLAVNRTFKSQNGEREADFINVVMWRQQAENLANWAKKGSLIGVTGRIQTRSYDNQQGQRVYVTEVVAENFQMLESRSVREGHTGGAYSAPTANYSAPTNSVPDFSRNENPFGATNPLDISDDDLPF, encoded by the coding sequence ATGATTAACAATGTTGTACTTGTAGGGCGTATGACACGTGACGCTGAGTTGCGTTATACCCCATCAAATGTAGCAGTTGCGACTTTTACTCTTGCAGTAAACCGTACATTTAAGAGTCAAAATGGTGAACGTGAGGCTGATTTTATCAATGTCGTTATGTGGCGCCAACAGGCTGAAAATCTTGCTAACTGGGCTAAAAAAGGCTCACTTATCGGGGTGACAGGTCGTATCCAGACTCGTAGTTACGATAACCAGCAAGGACAACGTGTCTACGTGACAGAGGTCGTGGCTGAGAATTTCCAAATGTTGGAAAGCCGTAGTGTGCGTGAGGGTCACACAGGTGGAGCTTACTCTGCACCAACTGCAAACTATTCAGCACCTACAAATTCAGTACCAGACTTTTCACGTAATGAAAATCCATTTGGAGCAACAAACCCATTGGATATTTCAGATGATGATTTACCATTCTAA
- a CDS encoding GIY-YIG nuclease family protein, translated as MDHKAYMYVLECRDGSYYIGYTTDVRRRLAIHNSGKGAKYTRARLPVKLIYAQGFASKEEAMSAEALLKRKKRPQKEEFLSENQDRNLLSYFEESWGVL; from the coding sequence ATGGATCATAAGGCTTATATGTACGTTCTGGAGTGTCGTGATGGATCCTACTATATAGGCTATACGACTGATGTGAGAAGACGCCTCGCTATCCACAATAGTGGGAAGGGAGCCAAATATACACGAGCACGCTTGCCAGTCAAACTTATCTATGCTCAAGGTTTTGCCAGTAAGGAAGAAGCCATGTCGGCTGAAGCTCTTCTCAAGCGTAAGAAGAGGCCACAGAAGGAAGAATTTTTATCTGAAAATCAAGATAGAAATTTACTCAGTTATTTTGAAGAATCGTGGGGAGTCCTTTGA
- a CDS encoding manganese-dependent inorganic pyrophosphatase, whose protein sequence is MSKILVFGHQNPDSDAIGSSVAFAYLAKEAYGLDTEAVALGTPNEETAFVLNYFGVEAPRVITSAKAEGAEQVILTDHNEFQQSVSDIAEVEVYGVVDHHRVANFETASPLYMRLEPVGSASSIVYRMFKEHGVAVPKEIAGLMLSGLISDTLLLKSPTTHPTDKIIAPELAELAGVNLEEYGLAMLKAGTNLASKSAEELIDIDAKTFELNGNNVRVAQVNTVDIAEVLERQAEIEAAMQAANESNGYSDFVLMITDIVNSNSEILALGANMDKVEAAFNFKLENNHAFLAGAVSRKKQVVPQLTESFNA, encoded by the coding sequence ATGTCCAAGATTCTAGTATTTGGTCACCAAAATCCAGACTCAGATGCCATCGGGTCATCTGTAGCTTTTGCCTACCTTGCAAAAGAAGCTTACGGTTTGGATACGGAAGCTGTTGCCCTTGGAACTCCAAATGAAGAAACAGCCTTTGTCTTGAACTATTTTGGTGTGGAAGCACCACGTGTTATCACTTCTGCCAAAGCAGAGGGGGCAGAGCAAGTTATCTTGACTGACCACAATGAATTCCAACAATCTGTATCAGATATCGCTGAAGTAGAAGTTTACGGTGTTGTAGACCACCACCGTGTGGCTAACTTTGAAACTGCAAGCCCACTTTACATGCGTTTGGAGCCAGTTGGATCAGCGTCTTCAATCGTTTACCGTATGTTCAAAGAACATGGTGTAGCTGTGCCTAAAGAGATTGCAGGTTTGATGCTTTCAGGTTTGATTTCAGATACCCTTCTTTTGAAATCACCAACAACACACCCAACAGATAAAATCATTGCTCCTGAATTGGCTGAATTGGCTGGTGTGAACTTGGAAGAATATGGTTTGGCAATGTTGAAAGCTGGTACCAACTTGGCTAGCAAATCTGCTGAAGAATTGATTGATATCGATGCTAAGACTTTTGAACTCAACGGAAATAATGTCCGTGTTGCCCAAGTGAACACAGTTGACATCGCTGAAGTTTTGGAACGCCAAGCAGAAATTGAAGCTGCAATGCAAGCTGCCAACGAATCAAACGGCTACTCTGACTTTGTCTTGATGATTACAGATATCGTCAACTCAAACTCAGAAATCTTGGCTCTTGGTGCCAATATGGACAAGGTCGAAGCGGCTTTCAACTTCAAACTTGAAAACAATCATGCCTTCCTTGCTGGTGCCGTTTCACGTAAGAAACAAGTGGTACCTCAATTGACTGAAAGCTTTAATGCGTAA
- a CDS encoding CsbD family protein, protein MSLENKLEQATGAVKEGFGKVTGDSKTELEGAVEKTVAKAKDVVEDAKGAVEGAVEGLKNVFTK, encoded by the coding sequence ATGTCACTTGAAAACAAATTGGAACAAGCAACAGGCGCTGTCAAAGAAGGTTTTGGTAAAGTTACTGGAGACAGCAAGACAGAACTTGAAGGAGCTGTTGAAAAAACAGTTGCTAAGGCAAAAGACGTTGTAGAAGACGCAAAAGGTGCTGTAGAAGGTGCCGTTGAAGGTTTGAAAAACGTTTTTACTAAATAA
- the rpsF gene encoding 30S ribosomal protein S6 produces the protein MAKYEILYIIRPNIEEEAKNALVARFDSILTDNGATVVESKTWEKRRLAYEIQDFREGLYHIVNVEANDDAALKEFDRLSKINADILRHMIVKIDA, from the coding sequence ATGGCTAAATACGAAATTCTTTATATCATTCGTCCAAACATTGAAGAAGAAGCTAAAAACGCTTTGGTAGCACGTTTTGACTCTATTTTGACTGACAACGGTGCAACTGTTGTTGAATCAAAAACTTGGGAAAAACGTCGTCTTGCATACGAAATCCAAGATTTCCGTGAAGGACTTTACCACATCGTTAACGTTGAAGCAAATGACGATGCAGCTCTTAAAGAGTTTGACCGTCTTTCAAAAATCAACGCTGACATTCTTCGTCACATGATCGTCAAAATTGACGCGTAA
- the asnS gene encoding asparagine--tRNA ligase — protein sequence MTKRVTIIDVKDYIGQEVTIGAWVANKSGKGKIAFLQLRDGTAFFQGVAFKPNFVEKFGEEVGLEKFDVIKRLSQETSVYVTGIVKEDERSKFGYELDITDIEVIGESQDYPITPKEHGTDFLMDNRHLWLRSRKQVAVLQIRNAIIYATYEFFDKNGFMKFDSPILSGNAAEDSTELFETDYFGTPAYLSQSGQLYLEAGAMALGRVFDFGPVFRAEKSKTRRHLTEFWMMDAEYSYLTHDESLDLQEAYVKALLQGVLDRAPQALETLERDTELLKRYIAEPFKRITYDQAIDLLQEHENDEDADYEHLEHGDDFGSPHETWISNHFGVPTFVMNYPAAIKAFYMKPVPGNPERVLCADLLAPEGYGEIIGGSMREEDYDALVAKMDELGMDRTEYEFYLDLRKYGTVPHGGFGIGIERMVTFAAGTKHIREAIPFPRMLHRIKP from the coding sequence ATGACAAAACGTGTAACGATTATTGATGTAAAAGACTATATTGGTCAAGAAGTGACGATTGGCGCTTGGGTTGCCAACAAATCAGGAAAAGGGAAAATCGCTTTCTTACAATTGCGTGATGGAACAGCCTTCTTTCAAGGTGTGGCTTTTAAACCAAACTTTGTCGAAAAATTTGGTGAAGAAGTGGGACTTGAGAAGTTTGATGTTATCAAACGCTTGAGCCAAGAAACGTCTGTTTATGTGACAGGTATTGTCAAAGAGGACGAACGTTCTAAATTTGGCTATGAGTTGGACATCACAGACATCGAAGTGATCGGTGAATCTCAAGACTACCCAATCACACCAAAAGAACACGGAACAGACTTTTTGATGGATAACCGTCACTTGTGGCTACGCTCTCGTAAGCAAGTAGCTGTGTTGCAAATCCGTAACGCTATTATCTATGCAACTTATGAGTTCTTTGACAAGAACGGTTTTATGAAGTTTGACAGCCCAATTCTTTCAGGAAATGCGGCAGAAGATTCTACAGAACTCTTTGAAACTGACTACTTCGGAACGCCAGCCTACTTGAGCCAATCAGGTCAACTTTACCTAGAAGCAGGGGCTATGGCTCTTGGTCGTGTCTTTGACTTTGGTCCAGTTTTCCGTGCTGAAAAATCAAAAACACGCCGTCACTTGACTGAGTTCTGGATGATGGATGCTGAGTACTCATACTTGACACATGATGAGTCGCTTGACTTGCAAGAAGCTTATGTGAAAGCTCTTCTACAAGGTGTTCTTGACCGCGCGCCTCAAGCCTTGGAAACCTTGGAACGTGATACAGAACTCTTGAAACGCTACATTGCAGAGCCATTCAAACGTATCACTTACGATCAAGCCATTGACCTCTTGCAAGAGCATGAAAATGATGAAGATGCTGACTACGAGCATCTTGAGCATGGTGATGACTTTGGGTCACCACACGAAACTTGGATTTCAAACCACTTTGGTGTGCCAACATTTGTCATGAACTATCCAGCAGCCATCAAGGCTTTCTACATGAAACCAGTTCCTGGAAATCCAGAGCGCGTGCTTTGTGCAGACTTGCTTGCTCCAGAAGGCTATGGAGAAATTATCGGTGGGTCTATGCGTGAGGAAGATTACGATGCCCTTGTCGCTAAGATGGATGAACTTGGCATGGATCGTACAGAATATGAATTCTACCTTGACCTTCGTAAATACGGTACAGTTCCACACGGAGGATTTGGTATCGGTATCGAACGTATGGTAACCTTCGCAGCAGGAACAAAACATATCCGTGAAGCTATTCCATTCCCACGTATGTTGCACCGTATCAAACCATAA
- a CDS encoding YiiX/YebB-like N1pC/P60 family cysteine hydrolase, producing the protein MLENGDLIFVRDGSDMGQAIQTSTGNYSHVAIYLDGMIYHASGQAGVVCQEPADFFESNHLYDLYVYPEMDIQSVKERACRHLGAPYNASFYPDAAGFYCSQYIAEILPIFETIPMKFGDGEQEISDFWREYYIELGLPVPLNQAGTNPSQLAASPLLQCKERNLHDSDF; encoded by the coding sequence ATGTTAGAAAATGGCGATTTGATTTTTGTGAGAGATGGGTCAGACATGGGACAGGCCATCCAGACTTCCACAGGTAACTATAGCCATGTTGCCATTTATTTGGATGGGATGATTTATCATGCTAGTGGACAGGCTGGTGTTGTCTGTCAAGAACCGGCAGACTTCTTTGAGTCCAATCATTTGTACGACCTCTATGTTTACCCAGAAATGGATATCCAGTCGGTGAAGGAAAGAGCTTGCAGACATCTTGGAGCACCCTACAATGCTTCTTTCTATCCAGATGCAGCTGGTTTCTACTGCTCCCAGTATATAGCAGAAATCCTACCTATTTTTGAAACTATTCCTATGAAATTTGGAGATGGGGAACAGGAGATTAGTGATTTTTGGAGGGAGTATTACATAGAACTAGGTCTGCCTGTTCCTCTGAACCAAGCTGGGACCAATCCTAGTCAGTTGGCAGCATCGCCTCTGTTACAATGTAAAGAAAGGAATCTTCATGATTCAGATTTTTAA
- a CDS encoding VOC family protein: MIDHFEIKVKDLQISEGFYRSFLAPLDYKMAFKTSSLISFLSPNSPHPGGDFWLTQGTQDPVHFAFLAENKEEVQACYEAGLEAGGRDNGVPGYRSEHPIYYAAFMIDLDGNNIEVVCHKE; encoded by the coding sequence ATGATTGATCATTTTGAGATTAAGGTAAAGGATTTACAAATTTCAGAAGGATTTTATAGGAGTTTTCTCGCTCCTTTGGACTATAAAATGGCTTTTAAGACTAGTTCTCTAATTAGTTTTCTATCCCCGAACAGCCCTCATCCTGGTGGTGATTTTTGGCTGACTCAGGGAACACAAGATCCTGTTCATTTTGCTTTTTTAGCAGAAAATAAGGAAGAAGTTCAGGCTTGTTATGAGGCTGGCTTAGAGGCAGGTGGGCGAGACAATGGGGTTCCTGGTTATCGAAGTGAGCATCCGATTTATTATGCTGCTTTTATGATTGACCTGGATGGGAACAATATAGAGGTGGTTTGCCATAAAGAATAA
- a CDS encoding tRNA1(Val) (adenine(37)-N6)-methyltransferase gives MEEEQLLKSGERINQLFSTDIKIIQNREVFSYSVDSVLLSRFPRFPKKGLIVDFCAGNGAVGLFASTRTQAQILSVEIQERLADMAERSVRLNGLEEQMQVICDDLKNMPAHIQGSKVDMILCNPPYFKVDPYSNLNESEHYLLARHEITTNLEEICRSAQSILKSNGRLAMVHRPDRLLDILDTLKRHNLAPKRLQFVYPKREKEANMLLIEAIKDGSTSGFKVLPPLIVHNDDGSYTPEIEEIYYGS, from the coding sequence ATGGAAGAAGAACAATTATTAAAATCAGGAGAGCGCATTAACCAGCTCTTTTCGACAGATATCAAAATCATTCAAAATAGAGAGGTTTTTAGCTATTCGGTGGATAGTGTTCTCTTATCACGATTTCCACGTTTTCCTAAGAAGGGGTTGATTGTGGATTTCTGTGCTGGGAATGGAGCAGTGGGGCTTTTTGCTAGCACTCGTACTCAAGCACAGATATTGTCTGTTGAGATTCAGGAGCGTTTGGCGGATATGGCTGAACGCTCTGTCCGTTTGAATGGATTAGAGGAGCAAATGCAGGTCATCTGCGATGATTTGAAAAATATGCCTGCTCACATTCAGGGGAGTAAGGTAGATATGATTTTGTGTAATCCACCCTATTTCAAGGTGGATCCTTATTCTAATCTGAACGAGAGTGAACATTATCTCTTGGCTCGACACGAAATCACGACTAATTTGGAAGAAATCTGTCGTAGTGCCCAGAGTATTCTCAAGTCTAATGGGCGTTTGGCCATGGTTCATCGTCCTGATCGACTTCTGGATATTTTGGATACGTTAAAACGACATAATCTAGCCCCTAAGCGCCTGCAGTTTGTTTATCCAAAAAGAGAAAAGGAAGCCAATATGCTTTTGATTGAGGCGATCAAGGATGGCTCAACAAGTGGCTTTAAGGTCTTACCTCCTTTGATTGTCCACAATGATGATGGCTCTTATACGCCCGAAATCGAAGAGATTTATTATGGATCATAA
- a CDS encoding bifunctional Cof-type HAD-IIB family hydrolase/peptidylprolyl isomerase: protein MDAKLRYKAKKIKIVFFDIDDTLRNSKTGFIPTTIPTVFKQLREKGILTGIASGRGIFGVVPEIRDLKPDFFVTLNGAYIEDKKGQVIYQHQIEKSDVEEYISWAKQEGIEYGLVGSHDAKLSTRTDMMSEAINPIYPDLDVDPDFHEKEDIYQMWTFEDKGDDLHLPDSLSDKLRMVRWHQHSSDIVPISGSKATGVEKVVEHLGLKPEKVMVFGDGLNDLELFDYAGISVAMGISHDKIKEKADYITKTLEEDGIFDALEVFGMVEKELHFPQVDIETVEGLLATIKTNHGDLRIKLFPEHAPKTVANFVSLSKDGYYDGVIFHRIIKDFMIQGGDPTGTGMGGESIYGESFEDEFSEELYNIRGALSMANAGPNTNGSQFFIVQNQHLPYSKKEITRGGWPEPIAEIYANQGGTPHLDRRHTVFGQLADEASYAVLDAIAAVETGAMDKPVEDVVIETIEIED, encoded by the coding sequence ATGGACGCGAAATTAAGATACAAGGCAAAGAAGATCAAGATTGTCTTTTTTGATATTGATGATACATTGCGGAATTCAAAGACAGGGTTTATTCCAACTACAATTCCCACTGTTTTTAAACAGTTGCGTGAAAAAGGAATTTTAACAGGAATCGCCTCTGGACGTGGCATTTTTGGTGTTGTTCCAGAGATTCGTGATCTCAAGCCTGACTTTTTTGTAACTTTGAATGGGGCTTATATCGAAGATAAAAAAGGTCAGGTCATTTATCAGCATCAGATTGAAAAGTCAGATGTTGAGGAGTATATCTCTTGGGCTAAGCAAGAAGGAATTGAGTATGGCTTGGTTGGGAGTCATGATGCCAAGTTGTCGACTCGCACCGATATGATGAGTGAAGCTATCAATCCAATTTATCCCGACTTAGATGTAGATCCCGATTTCCATGAAAAAGAAGATATCTATCAGATGTGGACTTTTGAAGATAAGGGAGATGACTTGCACTTGCCTGACAGTCTCTCAGACAAACTTCGCATGGTTCGTTGGCATCAACATTCGTCTGATATTGTGCCGATTTCAGGCTCCAAAGCGACGGGGGTGGAAAAGGTTGTGGAACACCTTGGCTTGAAACCAGAGAAGGTCATGGTTTTTGGAGATGGTCTCAATGACTTGGAACTCTTTGATTATGCTGGAATCAGCGTTGCCATGGGAATTTCTCATGATAAAATCAAAGAAAAAGCAGATTATATTACAAAAACATTAGAAGAAGATGGCATTTTTGATGCCTTAGAAGTATTTGGTATGGTAGAAAAAGAATTGCATTTTCCACAAGTAGACATTGAAACAGTAGAAGGTCTTCTTGCGACTATTAAGACCAATCACGGAGACTTACGTATCAAGCTTTTCCCTGAACATGCTCCTAAAACAGTGGCTAACTTTGTATCTCTTTCAAAAGATGGCTACTATGATGGTGTCATTTTCCACCGTATTATCAAGGACTTTATGATCCAAGGTGGAGACCCAACTGGAACTGGTATGGGTGGCGAGTCAATCTACGGCGAATCTTTTGAGGATGAATTCTCAGAAGAGCTTTACAATATCCGTGGTGCTCTTTCCATGGCAAATGCTGGTCCAAATACCAACGGCAGCCAGTTCTTTATCGTGCAAAACCAACACCTACCTTATTCGAAGAAAGAAATTACTCGTGGTGGTTGGCCAGAACCGATTGCAGAAATCTATGCCAATCAAGGTGGGACACCTCACCTAGACCGCCGTCACACGGTTTTTGGTCAGTTAGCTGATGAAGCATCTTACGCTGTCTTGGATGCCATTGCTGCTGTTGAGACAGGAGCTATGGACAAGCCAGTTGAAGATGTTGTAATTGAAACTATTGAAATCGAGGACTAA